In the Mytilus trossulus isolate FHL-02 chromosome 1, PNRI_Mtr1.1.1.hap1, whole genome shotgun sequence genome, one interval contains:
- the LOC134706091 gene encoding QRFP-like peptide receptor, protein MAVGHALYRVWIYGEFMCKVTAYLQGVTVAASIFTISTLSVDRFLAIRHPMIFRRVSNTRAATRIIIVIWIVSIVIMAPLLIVKKVNTLHLFEEPIHFCHEIWPHITHRQAYDICLFLFVYVIPGIVIFIAYSLIGNKLWTEDKNLQRTESETSKGIGRHVMSGRKRVAKMLIALAVLFAVCWLPYYVVSLYLDFTTEGVKNFLLVLPFTILLGHSNSAFNPILYFYSSQSFRKYLYRALKCRSNRTKRSLAVRYTPAQNNKHQDANVKPRIRISSTGSFKSSGTGSFRFSRSSNTSLKSSNLSSRSRDSRSDKKRESDKDTLMIERKSYTLPLVIMHGNGGKRLLKAHKKEILDTSLSIPSTINEESSRLGSISPVNVVTTFKADIMPEIEEAPEDIQLYLSVSKTELSLKYIDSEEEIDDV, encoded by the exons ATGGCTGTTGGTCATGCCTTATACAGAGTGTGGATTTATGGAGAGTTTATGTGTAAGGTAACAGCTTATTTACAAG gAGTAACTGTTGCTGCCAGTatttttacgatatcaacattaAGTGTAGATAGATTCTTGGCTATCCGCCATCCAATGATATTCCGTCGAGTGAGTAACACTAGAGCCGCTACCAGAATTATTATAGTGATTTGGATAGTTTCTATTGTGATCATGGCGCCACTACTTATTGTCAAGAAAGTGAACaccttacatctatttgaagaACCAATACATTTCTGTCATGAAATATGGCCGCATATCACACATCGGCAAGCTTACGATATCTGCTTGTTCTTGTTTGTGTATGTTATACCGggtattgttattttcattgcATATAGTCTTATTGGTAATAAATTGTGGACTGAGGATAAAAACCTACAGCGAACAGAGTCGGAAACGAGTAAAGGTATTGGGAGACATGTTATGTCCGGGCGGAAGCGAGTCGCTAAGATGTTAATAGCATTAGCAGTATTATTTGCCGTGTGTTGGTTGCCTTATTATGTTGTTAGTTTGTACTTAGATTTCACAACAGAAGGTGTCAAGAACTTTTTGCTAGTTTTGCCGTTCACTATATTGTTAGGGCATTCTAACAGTGCTTTCAATCCTATATTATATTTCTATTCAAGTCAAAGTTTCAGAAAGTATCTTTACAGAGCTTTGAAATGTAGGTCAAATAGAACTAAGCGTTCGCTTGCCGTTCGATATACCCCTGCTCAAAACAATAAACACCAAGATGCAAATGTCAAACCTCGCATACGAATTTCAAGTACAGGAAGTTTCAAGTCTTCGGGTACTGGAAGTTTCAGATTTTCAAGGTCATCAAACACGAGTCTTAAATCTTCGAACTTGTCAAGTCGATCACGTGACAGTAGGAGTGACAAGAAACGTGAATCGGATAAAGATACATTGATGATCGAGAGAAAAAGTTATACTCTTCCTCTTGTCATTATGCATGGCAATGGCGGGAAAAGATTACTTAAAGctcataaaaaagaaattcttgATACCTCATTAAGTATTCCCTCCACAATCAATGAAGAGAGCAGCCGACTAGGATCAATTAGTCCTGTCAATGTAGTAACTACTTTTAAAGCTGATATAATGCCAGAGATAGAGGAGGCACCTGAAGATATACAGCTGTATCTCAGCGTGTCTAAAACAGAACTGTCACTCAAATACATTGACAGCGAAGAAGAAATAGACGACGTTTGA